In Brienomyrus brachyistius isolate T26 unplaced genomic scaffold, BBRACH_0.4 scaffold102, whole genome shotgun sequence, one genomic interval encodes:
- the LOC125727539 gene encoding LOW QUALITY PROTEIN: malate dehydrogenase, mitochondrial-like (The sequence of the model RefSeq protein was modified relative to this genomic sequence to represent the inferred CDS: inserted 1 base in 1 codon) has product MFSCIVRSAVSIARSFCISSQSNTKVAVMGXIGQPLSLLLKKSPLVSQLSLYDVVHTLGVAADLSHIETRAQITGYVGPEQLPQALKGSEAVLIPAGVPRKPGMTRDDLFETNASIVATLADACAHNCPDAMLCIITNPGLDPARVSVPVVGGHVGKTIIPLLSQCTPKVEFTEDTFAALTHRIQEAGTEVVKAKAGAGSATLSMAYAGARFALYLLDAMNGKEGVKECAFVRSEEGKCTYFSTPLLLGTNGVKRNLGLGKLSAFEEKLVAEASKELKASIRKGEDFVRERAAQGEAQ; this is encoded by the exons ATGTTCTCCTGCATCGTCAGGTCAGCTGTGAGCATTGCTCGCAGCTTCTGCATCTCTTCCCAGAGCAACACAAAGGTGGCAGTGATGG GCATCGGCCAGCCCCTGTCACTGCTCCTGAAAAAGAGTCCCCTGGTCAGCCAGCTCTCACTTTATGACGTTGTCCACACCCTCGGAGTGGCTGCAGACCTCAGCCATATCGAGACCAGGGCCCAGATCACTGGCTACGTCGGCCCAGAGCAACTCCCGCaagctctgaaggggagtgaAGCTGTCCTCATTCCTGCTGGAGTGCCCAGGAAGCCTGGGATGACACGGGATGACCTCTTTGAGACcaacgcctccatcgtggccaccctggctgatGCCTGTGCCCACAACTGCCCTGACGCAATGTTGTGCATAATCACCAACC CAGGACTGGATCCAGCACGTGTCAGTGTTCCCGTagttggtggccatgtgggcaAGACTATCATTCCTCTGTTATCTCAGTGCACTCCCAAAGTGGAGTTCACTGAGGATACGTTTGCTGCCTTGACGCACCGTATCCAAGAGGCAGGCACTGAGGTCGTGAAGGCTAAGGCTGGGGCAggctctgccaccctctccaTGGCGTATGCAGGGGCTAGGTTCGCCTTGTACCtgctggatgccatgaatggcaAAGAGGGGGTCAAGGAATGTGCATTCGTCAGGTCAGAGGAAGGCAAATGCACATAtttctccacccctctcctcctcggcaCCAACGGAGTGAAGAGGAACCTGGGCCTTGGAAAGCTCTCCGCATTCGAGGAAAAACTTGTGGCGGAAGCATCAAAAGAACTAAAGGCCTCCATCAGGAAGGGAGAGGACTTTGtgagagaaagggcagctcaAGGAGAAGCACAGTAA
- the LOC125727550 gene encoding LOW QUALITY PROTEIN: malate dehydrogenase, mitochondrial-like (The sequence of the model RefSeq protein was modified relative to this genomic sequence to represent the inferred CDS: inserted 1 base in 1 codon) — protein sequence MFSCIVRSAVSIARSFCISSQSNTKVAVMGXIGQPLSLLLKKSPLVSQLSLYDVVHTLGVAADLSHIETRAQITGYVGPEQLPQALKGSEAVLIPAGVPRKPGMTRDDLFETNASIVATLADACAHNCPDAMLCIITNPGLDPARVSVPVVGGHVGKTIIPLLSQCTPKVEFTEDTFAALTHRIQEAGTEVVKAKAGAGSATLSMAYAGARFALSLLDAMNGKEGVKECAFVRSEEGKCTYFSTPLLLGTNGVKRNLGLGKLSAFEEKLVAEASSEIKASIRKGEDFVRERAAQGEAQ from the exons ATGTTCTCCTGCATCGTCAGGTCAGCTGTGAGCATTGCTCGCAGCTTCTGCATCTCTTCCCAGAGCAACACAAAGGTGGCAGTGATGG GCATCGGCCAGCCCCTGTCACTGCTCCTGAAAAAGAGTCCCCTGGTCAGCCAGCTCTCACTTTATGACGTTGTCCACACCCTCGGAGTGGCTGCAGACCTCAGCCATATCGAGACCAGGGCCCAGATCACTGGCTACGTCGGCCCAGAGCAACTCCCGCaagctctgaaggggagtgaAGCTGTCCTCATTCCTGCTGGAGTGCCCAGGAAGCCTGGGATGACACGGGATGACCTCTTTGAGACcaacgcctccatcgtggccaccctggctgatGCCTGTGCCCACAACTGCCCTGACGCAATGTTGTGCATAATCACCAACC CAGGACTGGATCCAGCACGTGTCAGTGTTCCCGTagttggtggccatgtgggcaAGACTATCATTCCTCTGTTATCTCAGTGCACTCCCAAAGTGGAGTTCACTGAGGATACGTTTGCTGCCTTGACGCACCGTATCCAAGAGGCAGGCACTGAGGTCGTGAAGGCTAAGGCTGGGGCAggctctgccaccctctccaTGGCGTATGCAGGGGCTAGGTTCGCCTTGTCCCtgctggatgccatgaatggcaAAGAGGGGGTCAAGGAATGTGCATTCGTCAGGTCAGAGGAAGGCAAATGCACATAtttctccacccctctcctcctcggcaCCAACGGAGTGAAGAGGAACCTGGGCCTTGGAAAGCTCTCCGCATTCGAGGAAAAACTTGTGGCGGAAGCATCAAGTGAAATAAAGGCCTCCATCAGGAAGGGGGAGGACTTTGtgagagaaagggcagctcaAGGAGAAGCACAGTAA
- the LOC125727551 gene encoding uncharacterized protein LOC125727551, translating to MCDKVKEPTDDVWQLTLQLKDIVELICAQKISLPEVAYLDVLIQEYLACRFSLFPGHRLKPKHHYLRHYPALILKFGPLIRLWTMRFEKMGDSELNTSNISNAIDAVLPELPIATKKSLEDTLKSLGVESSEDFRFLQESDLTAVLKPIQARKFMSVLKETRPSCYAADRFMLSVDRKIVNDDITTFIAAVSLMFGSYYCFNIHYPTELASVLEFLQRCLFIINPEKGTKVVEKKNKKRLPVNPRVFTLISDLSDYEWRETL from the exons atgtgtgacaaggtgaaagagcccacagatgatgtttggcagttgacccttcagctaaaagacattgtggagctgatttgtgcacagaaaatttcattgccagaggttgcataccttgacgttcttatccaagaatatcttgcttgtagattttctctctttccaggacataggttaaagcctaagcatcactacttgcgacactaccctgcactgattttaaagtttggtcctttgatcaggttgtggacaatgcgatttgaaa AAATGGGTGATTCAGAGCTAAACACTTCAAACATCAGCAATGCCATTGATGCAGTACTACCTGAACTCCCAATTGCAACTAAAAAATCTCTTGAGGACACCTTAAAGTCACTTGGAGTGGAGTCCTCAGAAGATTTCAGATTTCTTCAGGAATCAGATCTGACAGCTGTACTGAAGCCCATTCAAGCCAGGAAATTTATGTCTGTTCTAAAGGAGACCA GACCCTCCTGCTATGCTGCTGATCGATTCATGCTCAGTGTGGACCGCAAGATTGTGAATGATGACATCACTACATTCATCGCTGCTGTTAGCCTAATGTTCGGCAGTTATTACTGTTTTAACATTCACTACCCTACTGAACTGGCATCAGTGCTTGAATTTTTGCAAAG GTGTTTGTTCATCATAAATCCTGAAAAGGGCACAAAGGTAGTGGAAAAGAAGAACAAAAAACGACTCCCTGTGAACCCAAGAGTCTTCACCTTAATCTCTGACCTTTCTGATTATGAGTGGCGAGAGACATTGTAA